The Salvia splendens isolate huo1 chromosome 20, SspV2, whole genome shotgun sequence nucleotide sequence AGGACATGGTGCTGGCTACTCTCAGAGAATCGGAATTGTCACTTTCAGAAGATGACGTTGAAGCAATAGTCGACAAGGTAAAGATCGggtttttcctttttatttctttctgataTCAGAAGCTTACTTCATTACTAATTTTTCCCACAGACACTTCAAGAGGCAGATTTGAATGGAGATGGGAAAATAGACCTAGAAGAGTGGAAAAAATTGGTAGCCAAGTATCCGTCCCTTACAAAGAACATGACTCTCCCACATCTAAGGTTAGTCGTCCACCTCACTAAGATTCTCAATCTGACATGGTAACGAGCTGAATCTAACGATACCTTAATATTTTTGGTCCAAATCACAGGGAGATAACTCTAGCATTTCCAAATTTTGTCATGGAGACGGAAGTAGTCGACTCAGAACTGGTCTGTTGAAACCAAAAACCTATTTCTTTAGATAATTTTTGCAGTTTCACGGATGAAAAGGAAGATTTTCACTGGAGCAGCAGCAATATGTTGAGGTTGAATGTATAATACTGTGTTTCTCAACACCAGGCTATTGCAATTTGCAAAGTGTGATTCATGTTGTAAACTAAACCAATTTCATTTCTCAATGAATTGTAATACAAATGCTTTTTCTACTGCCTTTTCACAATAGTTTGTTCTTCTATGATCTGTACttacaaaaagaaaagaaattctCTAGAATCGAGTGAAGTATCTACCATGCCTGTTTTGAGGGATCAATCGTTGGCATTTTGAGCTACCATCTCCTGCAAATTCATGGGGTAGCACATGTTGACATGGAGGCCAGACCAGATATTATCAGCAAGGATCTCGTTGACAGCTCCCGTTGGATGAAACTGATCCCACCATATATGACCAGAGGCGTTCGAGCAAGCCATGTCAGAAGATATGCAAAGTATCCAACCTTTATACTGGCCTAGGCCGCAGCATGCATCACTCGTGACATTAAACCCTGGAAATGAAACCGGGAATCTAGAATTAGACGCAAGTTCTCCTAGCAGGATATGAAACAGAGCGATTAACATTCTCACCGTAACGATCAGAGTTCTTCATTATGTCCATTGAGCCTTCAAATGCATCGCAGAAGACAATGTTGGCCCCTTCAAGCTTGTGGTTGAGTTCTTCGACCATGTATCTCATAGCATAGTTGAACTCCACTATCATGTCATTTATCATCTCTACACACTCTCCATTCTCGCTCTCATACAGCCATAAGTAATAAGGGGCACATCCCAAAGGAGCTAGTCCCATTACAACCACGTTTCTCACATTTGCAGTGTACAGATTCTGCAATACAAGTATAGCAACAATCTTTAATAACAAGTTCGATATTCAATTTCGATATTTCCTTCATTACCTAAGTAAAGACACTCACTTAAACATAGGAAAAATCACAACAACATGGAAGAAAAAGTTCCAAAAGAAATGAAGAGTAAGAAACGACAGAGCATAATCCTTGCAGGTTACCATAGACTAGTCTATCTCAATAATATGTGGATGCAGAAGCAGAAAGGGCAGACGAAGATTCATTACCTGAATCTCGAGCTTCATCGCCCGGGCTAGGAACTGGTTGAATCTCCAAGGCAGGTACAAGGATTGCACTTTGGATTCATTTAGGAGATAGTAGTGTATGTAGTCATTGCTGCCAATCGAAATGTAGAATATGGAGttggaaataagattttttgCTGCAACCTCTCCCATGGTGATAATGAACTGCTGAAATGTGTCCATCACCTGCTGGATCTGCTGAGTGAGAGAAATATGTTGCCCCTACATAAAATTTCGAAACAAGATGTTACTATGTAACGCAGGAAACAAATGCAATCCACAAATTTAGCATTTGAAGCACTAGAAACTTTCTTTACCAATTCAGAGCCACTCGACAGGATTATCCCAGCACCAGCAGAAGCATAGTTGACTCCTCGAATCATGTCATCGACCGAGCCAGTCTGCGCTAGGAAACTCGGCACAAACGGCAGCCCAAGCTGAAGCGCTGTTCAAACCATCGATTCATGCATTTATTCATCAAAAAGGAAGATCAAGAATAGAGCCATTGGAAATCCAAGAATTCATCTTTGCCTATTCAATAATTCAATGCTGATAAACACAATACTATCCTCAAGATAAGAACCTAACTTAAGAAATTAAAAGCCCTTTCTGTAGAAAAACATATTACCAACCAATCAAGAACCCTAGTTTTTACCTTCCAAAACATCAATTAGTCCAAAAAGGCATTAAATCAGAGAAAAGGAAACTTCAAGATTGCAATCACCAGCAAGTAAGATGACAATAAACTTTCAAAAATTGAGATTCACATTCACAAAAAAGCCCCAAAAAGTGAAATTACCAATATAATCAACAGGGATTCTTCCATTGCAGAAGCGGCCGGTGGGCTGATGGGTGTCGAAATCTCTGCCGTAGGGGGGGCGATCGGCGCGGGCGAAGGTGCCGAGGAAATTGTTGGTGCCGCTGTCGACGGAAGAATCGCCGATTATAAACAAGGCGGGAACGCGCGGCGAAGAAATGGGCGCCGGCGCTTGTGCTGGAGAGGAAGAATGAGTGTGATTGGAGAGCTGAGCGGTGACTTCTTGAGGGAATTGGAGGGGCGTGGTGCCGTCAAGAAACAAGACTGTGAGGAGAAGAAAGCAGCTCAGAGGTGAGAAGTCCATGAATTTCAGCatgggagagagagggagaaagagatGGGTGTGCAATGCCAATGGCGGGATATCTTAAGCAGTTTGAATAAAGATGGAAGCCCGGAAATGCCCTTGCTGGAGTGTAGGTGCCATGGCCGCGTGAGATCAAATCATCTCGAGCTTGTTTCAGAGTTATTATGCCTTATTTTTTCACATCGATTTGGCTTGTGTCAGTGCCATAGATCTAGAAATCCTCCTTTACATACTCaattattttatgtatatttgGCTTACATTTTTCATACTACAAAGCATAAATGGTCGATTTTGTCACATCGTTTGAACCGTTATTGAAAATGTTCCACCGTTTAGATAATTACCATGCACTAActatcatttcattttctagaATAAATTGTCCTTAAAAAAATCCTTAGCCGAAATTACACGTTGATGTGTAATTTTGGTTAATTACGTCGATGTCCACTTTTGGTTGTCACGTCAATTCCGATGACCATAAAATTTTTTCAAGACATATCAAATCCACAAAGGAAAGATTAATATCAAATGACAATAACCTAAACAATAAAATATTTCTAGATAAACGCTACAAACAATGAGATaaaattaatcatatttttttctaatatttattTGAATTCCTATCAAGCTACCCATGATTCATCATTGTATCTTTTGGTACCCCAGTAATTTTGATTTAAAGAAATTCCCACACGATAAAAgttggaataaataaaaaataattatagaaaaaatatcttacaaaaaaatattttcaaagaCGCCTTCATATTATGTTTGACTAAATTAATCACTTGTGAAAAttaacaataaatatatataactaAATTTTGTACAACCAAAAAATTAGTTTATTTGAGAAACAAACTagtttatttatgcatttaattaaaatatatggacACATATATAGTACATGGAATGTGCATAATATTATGGTCATATATTAatgatttgtgtataattttttttactttttgaaaccataaaatgtaactaatgcatactttaatttaaatttgaaattttgaaaagcaATATAGAgacaattcaaatataaaaattgaaaatgaggctGAAGACTAATAAAGTCTTTTTAActtgttatatttattattttaatatataattaatatattaaagtggtgttcggtttcaaagataaaataatactaatatataatctaagattgagttatgaggttattttagtcatagtgggtgagctatgactaattatcctatGAATATACATCTAAGATTGATgtgtgagattgaatctcatgaagcaaacacactacaaatttaatctcggaatacaatcttgcaaaccgaacatccCCTAAAATTACTAGTATAATCTTATTTTGGTGTTACAAACTTTACtcgaaaattaatactcccgTTTACAAAATGACTCATatcccaaaaaagaaaaaaaacattaaaattgaTGACACATTGGCAACTTTACAGTCGCAACTGTCACTGACTTCCCCACACAGCAAATCTGAAACAAAATGACTCCGTGAAATCAAACGCCTGTGGTGGGAGCAAAGAAACCCTTGCAAAAATTAGTGGGCTGTGGTCCGAGAATCCGACTCCTCAGTATCAGTGGTACTTGATCTGCCCCAGGTGTAATGCCAGAAGCTGCCGCCGCAAGCAGTCCCACACCAATACTAACCCCGATCGCTACTTCTACTCTTGCCCCGATGTCACTCCTCTCATTCCTCTTCATCCCATTTTCCATCTTCCTTCTTGAAAGATTTTACTAACTTAGCCCCTTTTCTTGTCTTTATTGTGATTTGTAGGTCAATTTTTCAAGTGGGAGGacgatgtgaagccccatgaatGGACCAGAGTGCCTTGCTGCGGGGGCTGTAGCGCCGGAGTTTGCCGGGTTAGTAGGGAGGTTTTCGGACCCAATGCGGGTCGGGTCATGTTCATGTGCAGAGTAAAGGAGGTATCTTTTTTCCCCAATTACTATTCAAGAATAGTAATTGGATGGTGGTGATGATGAATtgatgatgttccctctttgtTTGTTAAATCTTGAATTTTGATCATATGTCATTGGTTGCTTAGTGAACTAGAAGCTGAGCTCAGACTCTCTCTGAATTTAGATAAATGTTCAAAATAATTGgatgatgctgatgctgatGGTGGTGATCATGATGATGATCCCTCTTTGTTTGTTCAATCTTGAATTTTGATCATATAATCATTGGGTACTTAGTGAACTAGAAGCTGAGCTCAGATTGTGTCTGAATTTggataaattttcaaaatttggtaTTCTTTTTCCTTCGTAGATTGCTGGCTTAATGTGCTTGATTTGCTCTGTGACTCTGTCAACTGATTTGTTCAATACTTGAGTAGTCTTTGATGTGCAATGGGGAGTAGATTATATCTTGCGGCATGAGTATTGATCAGATTTATATTTTGTAGAATTACTGACTAACTGCACTGAATTATGTATTATTGTATTTTATACTTTGAAATCATATACAGGGAGAAGGTTCGTGTGGGTATAGAGTTTGGCTAGACGAGCTGGAAATGATGGAAGCTCGTCAAACAGAGGAAAGGATGATTCCGTCTCTATCAGGAAGGGTAGATTGCAACGGTGGAGTCACTGATGTTGTCGAGAACGACAGCAAGCAGAGGGATGGAGGGACAGATCATGTTTCACCTTTGGTTGAACCTTCAGATGATCTCGTGTGTCGTGAAGTAGAAGTAACCCCTCGGAGGATGGATCAGTTGAAATGCCTGGAAGAAAGATCTAATTCGACTTCAAGGAGACCTCACAAACGGTCACGTTGTGGAGGTATAATAGGTGATAAATCTATCCTTAGTTCTTTATGTCGAGAGTGTGTAAGTCTACGAACTAGGAAAGAAATTGATAATGGATTTTGGAAAGATACTAGTGTTCATACAGTATATCGAGGGAAATATCATTCGAGAAATAGAGTACTTCAGTTTCTCATCTTTTTTCGTTTCTCTTATTTGAAATACTCTTGCAGCTTCCGGTTTTCCAAATTATGCTAGCTTTGCGACAGTACGTGTAGCACTGAAATCTACTTCAACTAGACACTGTTGGATGGCGGATGCAATCCGTGGGAATCTAAGCACTGAACTCAATGGCTGGTGGGGAAGGCTTGTTTTCCATCCGAAGCGCTGCTTGATGAGTTATGAACTGAAACCATCCACCACGTGTAAGTGGGAACCGCCCTCTTTTTCTTTCGGATTTTATTGTTGTGTCTTGCAAATATTTTCACTGTCTAATGGTTCCAAAACTGATAATAACAAGCAGTGTGCCTTACTGTCTTGAGCTTGAGCAGCAGGCGTTGGTTGTGTTTCGTTCTAACCCTTAGTTTCCGTCTGATTGCTCTCTTTGTAGCTGTTTCCAATCCTCTAGAGTTTGTGGTGCAAGACATTTTGGTGAACCTTAGTGGTTCAATCACCCCGGGAAGAAATGCAAAGGCAGTCGAAGGCTATAGAATGCTTTCGTTCAATCTGGAACAGCATCATAGTCCTATAATCTAGAATGCCTCCAGTATGAGCTTCTTGCCCGTCTGGAGACAATGGATGTTAAAGACCACGCTGCCATGACTCAGGAGGCGGAAGCTACGTTTGCTGCTCTAGATTGCTTGCTTTTCGATTACAAAGATTTCAAAAGGCACGTGGATGAACTGATCCGCTGTGCTTCACAGTTGTTTGAGATTGACCGAGCTATTCCCACGGCTGATTCTAATCAGAAGTTGATTGAGATCTGTTCTACAGAGAGAGAGGCTAGATGAGATCAACCGCGTGCATGCTGAGGCGCTCGAAGCCTTGATCGACAGCAAGAATCACATAAAAGTTTTGCAAGAAGAGATCTCTTCTGCCCTTGACCGGCTGTTCCAGATTGAAGCCGATGTATCTTGTTGTGAGGTTGAGATGAGGTGTTTGGAGATCGAGCTCGAGAAAACATCTCAAAACAAGGAGGCGTTGG carries:
- the LOC121781308 gene encoding GDSL esterase/lipase 7-like, whose product is MLKFMDFSPLSCFLLLTVLFLDGTTPLQFPQEVTAQLSNHTHSSSPAQAPAPISSPRVPALFIIGDSSVDSGTNNFLGTFARADRPPYGRDFDTHQPTGRFCNGRIPVDYIALQLGLPFVPSFLAQTGSVDDMIRGVNYASAGAGIILSSGSELGQHISLTQQIQQVMDTFQQFIITMGEVAAKNLISNSIFYISIGSNDYIHYYLLNESKVQSLYLPWRFNQFLARAMKLEIQNLYTANVRNVVVMGLAPLGCAPYYLWLYESENGECVEMINDMIVEFNYAMRYMVEELNHKLEGANIVFCDAFEGSMDIMKNSDRYGFNVTSDACCGLGQYKGWILCISSDMACSNASGHIWWDQFHPTGAVNEILADNIWSGLHVNMCYPMNLQEMVAQNAND
- the LOC121782992 gene encoding uncharacterized protein LOC121782992 isoform X1, with amino-acid sequence MFMCRVKEGEGSCGYRVWLDELEMMEARQTEERMIPSLSGRVDCNGGVTDVVENDSKQRDGGTDHVSPLVEPSDDLVCREVEVTPRRMDQLKCLEERSNSTSRRPHKRSRCGGIIASGFPNYASFATVRVALKSTSTRHCWMADAIRGNLSTELNGWWGRLVFHPKRCLMSYELKPSTTSVSNPLEFVVQDILVNLSGSITPGRNAKAVEGYRMLSFNLEQHHSPII
- the LOC121782992 gene encoding uncharacterized protein LOC121782992 isoform X2; its protein translation is MFMCRVKEGEGSCGYRVWLDELEMMEARQTEERMIPSLSGRVDCNGGVTDVVENDSKQRDGGTDHVSPLVEPSDDLVCREVEVTPRRMDQLKCLEERSNSTSRRPHKRSRCGASGFPNYASFATVRVALKSTSTRHCWMADAIRGNLSTELNGWWGRLVFHPKRCLMSYELKPSTTSVSNPLEFVVQDILVNLSGSITPGRNAKAVEGYRMLSFNLEQHHSPII